A stretch of Cryomorphaceae bacterium DNA encodes these proteins:
- a CDS encoding type II toxin-antitoxin system RelE/ParE family toxin, translated as MKTVSFSESAKQDLEFLLSYLEETWSVRVKYAFIDELDLALQTMAAFPDSFPSSAFKRGVRKCVVSKQTTLYYRTKKNEIEVIAIFDSRRDPGELKI; from the coding sequence ATGAAAACCGTTAGTTTCTCAGAATCGGCAAAGCAGGATCTCGAATTCCTTTTGTCATATCTCGAAGAAACATGGTCTGTTCGCGTCAAGTATGCATTTATTGATGAACTGGATTTGGCGCTTCAGACAATGGCTGCCTTTCCTGATAGTTTCCCCTCGTCCGCGTTTAAAAGGGGTGTGCGAAAGTGCGTGGTGAGTAAACAAACTACGCTGTACTACAGAACAAAAAAGAATGAAATTGAGGTGATTGCCATTTTTGATTCGCGCAGGGACCCTGGAGAATTGAAGATATAG
- a CDS encoding type II toxin-antitoxin system RelE/ParE family toxin, with product MAQNEVVWSSRARLELYEMLNFYFERNGTIEYSQKLFEQIKASAELLGRHPNLGGKTDKENVRALVTVDYEIIYEVFDTHVLIVLIWDCRRNPDDKMV from the coding sequence ATGGCTCAAAACGAAGTAGTTTGGTCATCACGAGCCAGGCTTGAACTGTATGAAATGCTTAACTTCTATTTCGAGCGAAATGGCACTATTGAATATAGCCAGAAACTGTTTGAACAGATTAAAGCCAGTGCTGAGCTCCTCGGTCGTCACCCAAACCTCGGCGGCAAAACTGACAAGGAAAATGTGCGGGCGCTGGTTACTGTCGATTACGAGATAATCTACGAAGTGTTTGATACGCATGTCCTAATAGTTTTGATTTGGGATTGCCGGCGAAATCCTGATGACAAAATGGTTTGA
- a CDS encoding DUF3037 domain-containing protein: protein MKKYQYQILRYIHDRFTGEYVNVGVVVYQEEDGFLGIRTTNKYHRITSLFPGADGRWVTHSLKYIEARVESIASELKTLFQPSEDLSFITSGIVPNDNNALEWTEARYGLDIDPKIALEDLFHNQVEKYIVQKGDTGSRTDEEIWKEKYKKHFEKYGIINRLKPHKVSVPNDELAFDLSWKNERWHSYEPLSFVLKKKESVREKVYKWAGKLQALNQSTENFHLTLLTSLPPKHNDLKEFIEEYLKVDSDRLKVDIVSDKDAKKIALKIKREMELHDSHE from the coding sequence ATGAAAAAGTATCAATATCAAATCTTACGGTACATCCATGATCGCTTTACAGGCGAATACGTGAATGTGGGAGTTGTAGTTTATCAGGAAGAAGACGGATTTCTGGGTATTCGGACCACCAATAAATATCATCGTATAACGAGCTTGTTCCCCGGTGCAGATGGGAGGTGGGTGACGCATTCTCTAAAATACATCGAAGCAAGAGTTGAAAGCATTGCTTCAGAACTGAAAACGTTGTTTCAGCCTTCAGAAGATCTTAGTTTTATCACCTCGGGCATTGTTCCCAATGACAATAATGCGCTGGAATGGACAGAAGCCAGATACGGATTGGATATTGATCCTAAGATCGCGTTGGAGGACCTCTTTCACAATCAGGTAGAAAAATACATTGTCCAAAAAGGTGATACCGGCAGCAGGACTGATGAAGAAATTTGGAAAGAAAAGTACAAAAAGCACTTCGAAAAGTATGGTATCATAAACCGCCTTAAACCCCATAAGGTTAGCGTTCCGAATGATGAATTGGCGTTTGACCTTTCCTGGAAGAATGAAAGGTGGCACAGCTATGAACCCTTGTCATTTGTTTTGAAGAAGAAGGAATCCGTGCGAGAAAAGGTTTATAAATGGGCAGGTAAACTTCAAGCATTGAATCAGTCAACGGAAAACTTTCATTTGACGCTTCTCACTTCGCTACCTCCTAAACACAATGATTTAAAAGAATTTATTGAAGAATACCTGAAAGTTGATAGTGACCGGTTAAAAGTCGATATCGTTTCGGATAAGGATGCCAAAAAGATAGCGCTAAAGATCAAACGAGAAATGGAATTACATGATTCTCATGAGTGA
- a CDS encoding aldehyde dehydrogenase family protein, whose amino-acid sequence MADSTTKNKKKVAATNGNGSASKGGRVEVLKTYKLYIGGAFPRTESGRYTKLKNAKGEVLANVCRASRKDFRNAVSAAGKALPGWSGRSAFNRSQVLYRMAEMMEQRAPLLVAEMVQMGYSTAKAKAEVELCIDRTVHYAGWCDKYTQIFSSVNPVASAHFNFSLPEPMGVVTAVAGNDTALLSLLSNLLPVIAGGNTAVVLASEKYPLSAITLAEIINDSDVPGGVVNLLTGQRDELYTHMAGHMGVHGLIVDDCPAATAAKLQEQCTDNLKRFFDRHHDWTDPDTQNPYLILDTQEIKTTWHPIEVIDGKGSGY is encoded by the coding sequence ATGGCAGACTCAACGACAAAAAATAAAAAGAAAGTAGCCGCCACCAACGGCAACGGCTCAGCATCCAAAGGCGGTCGCGTGGAGGTATTGAAAACCTACAAGCTGTACATCGGCGGGGCATTTCCGCGCACCGAAAGCGGGCGCTACACCAAGCTGAAAAACGCGAAGGGCGAAGTGCTGGCCAACGTGTGCCGCGCCTCGCGCAAGGACTTCCGCAACGCCGTGAGCGCCGCCGGAAAGGCATTGCCCGGCTGGAGCGGCCGCAGCGCGTTTAACCGCAGCCAGGTGCTGTACCGCATGGCCGAAATGATGGAACAGCGCGCGCCCCTGCTCGTGGCCGAGATGGTGCAGATGGGCTACTCCACCGCCAAAGCCAAAGCCGAAGTGGAGCTGTGCATCGACCGCACGGTGCATTACGCCGGCTGGTGCGACAAGTACACGCAGATTTTCTCCTCGGTAAACCCCGTGGCTTCTGCGCATTTCAACTTCTCGCTGCCCGAACCGATGGGTGTGGTAACCGCCGTGGCGGGCAACGACACCGCGCTGCTCAGCCTGCTCAGCAACCTGCTCCCCGTTATTGCGGGCGGCAATACGGCCGTGGTGCTGGCTTCTGAAAAATACCCGCTCAGCGCCATTACGCTGGCCGAAATCATCAACGACTCCGACGTACCGGGCGGCGTGGTGAACCTGCTCACCGGACAACGCGACGAACTCTACACCCACATGGCCGGCCACATGGGCGTGCACGGACTGATTGTGGACGACTGCCCCGCCGCCACCGCGGCCAAACTGCAGGAGCAGTGCACCGACAACCTGAAACGCTTTTTTGACCGCCACCACGACTGGACCGACCCCGACACCCAAAACCCCTACCTCATCCTCGACACCCAGGAAATCAAAACCACCTGGCACCCAATTGAGGTAATTGACGGGAAGGGGAGTGGGTATTAG
- a CDS encoding aldehyde dehydrogenase family protein, with protein sequence MANKKNTWDLAPAPESADHAEIKKEYGLFINGKFQPAKSGKTFDTINPANEQKLATVAEAGKEDVDAAVKAARNAYDKVWSKMPAAERAKYIFRIARIIQERAREFSVIESMDGGKPIRESRDVDVPLAANHFFYNAGWADKLNYAFPNRQPSALGVAGQIIPWNFPLLMAAWKIAPALATGNTVVLKPAETTPLTALKLAEVIEQAGLPDGVVNIITGAGATGAALVNHPDINKVAFTGSTDVGKIIQRAVSGSGKKVTLELGGKAANIIFEDAAIDQAVEGVINGIYFNQGHVCCAGSRLFVQESVYDEVLEKLKYRMETLIVGDPLDKNTDIGAINSKDQLQTVKKYLALGQKEGAMMFQSSAAIPKKGFWCAPTLFENVSQSHSIAREEIFGPVLAVQTFRTVDEVITKANNTPFGLSAGVWTDKGSKIFNLTSKMRAGVIWANTFNKFDPTSPFGGYKESGFGREGGLHGLSPYLKMN encoded by the coding sequence ATGGCCAACAAGAAAAATACCTGGGACCTCGCGCCCGCACCCGAAAGCGCCGACCACGCAGAGATCAAAAAGGAATACGGACTTTTTATCAACGGAAAGTTTCAACCGGCAAAATCCGGAAAAACCTTCGATACGATTAACCCGGCCAACGAACAGAAACTGGCCACCGTGGCCGAAGCCGGCAAAGAAGACGTGGACGCCGCGGTAAAAGCCGCCCGCAACGCCTACGACAAGGTGTGGAGCAAAATGCCCGCCGCCGAACGCGCCAAATACATCTTCCGCATTGCCCGCATCATCCAGGAGCGCGCCCGCGAATTTTCCGTCATCGAATCCATGGACGGCGGCAAACCCATCCGCGAATCGCGGGATGTGGACGTTCCGCTGGCGGCCAACCACTTTTTCTACAACGCAGGCTGGGCCGACAAACTGAACTACGCCTTTCCCAACCGGCAGCCCTCGGCGCTGGGCGTAGCCGGACAGATTATTCCGTGGAATTTTCCGCTACTGATGGCCGCGTGGAAAATCGCGCCCGCACTCGCCACCGGAAATACCGTGGTGCTGAAACCCGCCGAAACCACTCCACTCACGGCGCTCAAACTGGCCGAAGTCATTGAACAGGCCGGACTTCCGGACGGAGTAGTGAACATCATCACCGGCGCGGGAGCTACCGGCGCGGCGCTCGTCAATCACCCCGACATCAACAAGGTGGCCTTTACCGGCAGCACCGACGTGGGCAAAATCATTCAGCGCGCGGTGAGCGGTTCGGGCAAAAAAGTAACGCTCGAACTCGGCGGAAAAGCCGCCAACATCATCTTCGAAGACGCCGCCATCGACCAGGCCGTGGAGGGCGTCATCAACGGCATTTACTTCAACCAGGGGCACGTGTGTTGCGCGGGCTCGCGGTTGTTTGTCCAGGAATCGGTGTACGACGAGGTGCTCGAAAAACTGAAGTACCGCATGGAAACGCTCATCGTGGGCGATCCACTCGACAAGAACACCGACATCGGCGCCATCAACAGCAAAGACCAGTTGCAAACGGTAAAAAAATACCTGGCGCTGGGACAAAAAGAAGGTGCCATGATGTTTCAGAGCTCGGCCGCCATTCCGAAAAAAGGATTCTGGTGCGCGCCCACGCTTTTCGAAAATGTATCGCAAAGCCACTCCATTGCCCGCGAAGAAATTTTCGGGCCGGTGCTGGCGGTGCAGACCTTCCGCACGGTGGACGAGGTGATCACCAAAGCCAACAACACGCCTTTCGGGCTCTCGGCCGGGGTGTGGACCGACAAGGGCTCCAAGATTTTCAACCTGACGAGCAAAATGCGCGCGGGAGTAATCTGGGCGAACACGTTTAACAAATTCGATCCGACCTCGCCCTTTGGCGGGTACAAGGAAAGCGGTTTTGGTCGCGAAGGCGGACTGCACGGATTGTCTCCTTACCTCAAAATGAACTGA
- the deoC gene encoding deoxyribose-phosphate aldolase, protein MPSTTHTPLPDFRLSPRVDKVGVEERAQRFQTRSIKKEAKVQGLKMVLSMIDLTTLEGQDTPGKVRQLCYKAQHLHDALPGLPTVAAICVYPSMVDVAKKALGKSGIKVASVATAFPSGQSSMDIKLADTKMAVDAGADEIDMVISRGKMLGGDYNFVFDEIAAIKDACGKARLKVILETGELDTYDTVRRASDIAMHAGADFIKTSTGKIQPAATLPVTLVMLQAIRDYHKKTGRMVGMKPAGGISNSKLALHYLIMVKETLGDDWLTNEWFRFGASSLANDVLMQLMKQETGFYQSSDYFSID, encoded by the coding sequence ATGCCGTCAACAACTCATACCCCCCTGCCCGACTTTCGGCTCAGTCCGCGGGTGGATAAAGTAGGCGTGGAAGAACGCGCCCAACGCTTTCAAACGCGCAGCATTAAAAAAGAAGCCAAAGTGCAGGGCCTGAAAATGGTGCTCAGCATGATCGACCTCACCACGCTCGAAGGACAGGACACCCCCGGAAAGGTGCGCCAACTCTGCTACAAAGCTCAACACCTGCACGACGCGCTGCCCGGGCTGCCCACGGTAGCCGCTATTTGCGTCTATCCCAGCATGGTGGACGTCGCCAAAAAAGCACTCGGCAAATCGGGGATCAAAGTCGCCTCGGTGGCCACGGCTTTTCCTTCGGGGCAATCGTCCATGGACATCAAACTGGCCGATACCAAAATGGCCGTTGACGCCGGAGCCGACGAAATCGACATGGTGATCTCCCGCGGAAAAATGCTGGGCGGAGATTACAACTTCGTGTTCGACGAGATTGCCGCCATCAAGGACGCCTGCGGAAAAGCCCGCCTCAAGGTCATCCTCGAAACCGGCGAACTCGACACCTACGACACCGTGCGCCGCGCCAGCGACATCGCCATGCACGCCGGAGCCGATTTCATCAAGACCTCCACCGGAAAAATTCAACCCGCGGCCACGTTGCCCGTTACGCTGGTGATGTTGCAAGCCATCCGCGACTACCACAAAAAAACCGGCCGCATGGTGGGCATGAAACCCGCCGGCGGAATCTCCAATTCCAAACTGGCGCTGCACTACCTCATCATGGTGAAAGAAACCCTCGGCGACGACTGGCTGACGAACGAATGGTTCCGCTTTGGGGCAAGCAGCCTGGCCAACGACGTGCTTATGCAACTGATGAAACAGGAAACCGGTTTTTACCAAAGTTCAGATTACTTCTCAATCGACTAA
- a CDS encoding T9SS C-terminal target domain-containing protein, translating into MKQSTSGFLGNGMLFVLLTGFTILYSSDLFSQEVPFGIELEEVQINQLGGLQSFAVGQHNGKWLVVGGRLDGLHRRQPWAAFDLAGHNNQVFVIDPVNEQVWTSPLSVLNAGLAEQLRSTNMQFHQSVEYLYVTGGYGRSDIENDHVTFNLLTAINVPGAINAVVNQQDISPYFQSLAHEQFRVAGGHLKKLGEVFYLVGGNKFMGRYNPRGPNFGPGFVQEYTNAVRRFTVNWQGDAFSVDFLEPYEDAENLHRRDFNVTPQIFPNGQEGLTAFSGVFQHNLDLPFLNSVDITAGGYTVNDDFTQYYNHYHCANIPLYDAEANEMHTLFFGGIAQFYDEGGVLIQDDDVPFVRTIARVTRSADGSMAEYKLPIEMPDLLGAGSEFIVNESLPKYSNNVIKLNELEGDTILLGYIYGGISSSAPNIFFVNDGTQSTASSEIFKVFLLKSAVTGIHQVNPHSISTLKTLLYPNPNNGKFLLEFNLVRPSQVTATIHSVAGQLVETVKLGHNQHGMQYYTIDLVNRLVPGHYLIKLKTDYEESVQRLVVRE; encoded by the coding sequence ATGAAACAATCTACTTCGGGTTTTTTGGGCAATGGCATGCTGTTCGTCCTGTTAACGGGATTCACTATACTGTACAGCAGTGATTTGTTTTCGCAAGAGGTTCCTTTCGGCATCGAACTTGAGGAAGTTCAGATTAACCAACTCGGCGGACTTCAGTCGTTTGCGGTTGGTCAGCACAATGGCAAATGGTTGGTAGTAGGTGGCCGTTTGGACGGATTGCATCGCCGTCAACCCTGGGCTGCTTTTGATCTCGCAGGGCACAACAACCAGGTTTTTGTGATTGATCCTGTAAACGAGCAGGTTTGGACTTCGCCTCTCTCGGTTTTAAACGCAGGTTTGGCCGAGCAACTTCGATCTACCAACATGCAATTTCATCAAAGCGTGGAGTACCTGTATGTTACCGGAGGTTATGGTCGTAGCGATATAGAAAATGACCATGTTACATTCAACCTGCTCACGGCCATCAACGTTCCCGGAGCCATTAACGCCGTCGTAAATCAACAGGATATCAGCCCCTATTTTCAGTCGTTAGCGCATGAGCAGTTTCGCGTGGCCGGCGGTCACCTCAAAAAACTGGGCGAGGTTTTTTACCTGGTGGGAGGAAACAAGTTTATGGGGAGATACAATCCGCGCGGACCCAATTTCGGACCCGGTTTTGTACAGGAGTACACCAATGCTGTAAGGCGATTTACAGTTAACTGGCAGGGTGATGCATTTTCGGTGGATTTCCTTGAGCCCTATGAAGATGCCGAGAATCTGCACCGCCGTGATTTCAACGTAACACCGCAGATTTTTCCCAACGGGCAGGAGGGACTTACGGCGTTTTCGGGCGTTTTTCAACACAATCTCGATTTGCCTTTTCTCAACAGCGTGGATATTACAGCTGGCGGCTACACGGTGAACGATGATTTTACGCAGTATTACAATCACTACCACTGCGCCAATATTCCGCTATACGATGCGGAGGCCAACGAAATGCATACGCTGTTTTTCGGTGGAATTGCCCAATTTTACGATGAGGGTGGTGTGTTGATTCAGGATGACGACGTGCCTTTTGTGCGAACCATTGCGAGGGTAACCCGAAGTGCAGATGGTAGCATGGCAGAGTACAAACTACCCATAGAAATGCCCGACTTGCTCGGGGCGGGGTCAGAGTTTATCGTGAATGAAAGCCTGCCTAAGTATTCCAACAATGTCATCAAGCTGAACGAACTGGAGGGTGATACCATTCTTTTGGGATACATCTATGGTGGTATCAGCAGCAGCGCTCCCAACATTTTCTTTGTGAATGATGGTACGCAGAGTACAGCCAGCAGCGAGATTTTTAAGGTGTTTTTATTGAAGAGCGCGGTAACGGGTATTCATCAGGTTAATCCTCACAGCATCAGCACACTAAAAACATTACTATATCCGAACCCCAACAACGGGAAATTTCTGTTGGAGTTTAACCTTGTGAGACCCTCTCAGGTAACCGCAACCATTCATTCTGTGGCTGGCCAACTGGTGGAAACCGTAAAGCTGGGGCACAACCAGCACGGCATGCAGTACTACACCATCGATCTGGTGAACAGGCTTGTGCCGGGGCATTACCTCATCAAGCTGAAAACAGATTACGAGGAGAGTGTGCAGCGGCTGGTGGTGAGAGAATAA
- a CDS encoding YtxH domain-containing protein, translating to MKNSNSAVKQSKNIGLIIGSILVGAVAGSVATLFLAPQKGKDLRNEIANKADEIKDLVKSKYNKLFNNLKQDFEKEKELAKVKVQDVKENAKDFAGTM from the coding sequence ATGAAAAATTCAAACAGTGCTGTGAAGCAATCTAAAAACATCGGTTTAATTATTGGCTCAATCCTGGTTGGAGCAGTGGCAGGCAGCGTCGCCACCCTCTTTTTAGCTCCCCAAAAGGGCAAGGATCTACGGAATGAAATAGCGAACAAAGCAGATGAAATCAAGGATTTGGTTAAATCCAAATACAACAAGCTTTTCAATAACCTAAAACAGGATTTTGAAAAAGAAAAGGAACTTGCAAAAGTTAAGGTTCAGGATGTAAAAGAAAATGCCAAAGATTTTGCAGGAACTATGTAG
- a CDS encoding lmo0937 family membrane protein: protein MSNLLYIIAVILVIAWAIGYLGYSAGGLIHVLLVIAVIAIIFRVIQGRKPI, encoded by the coding sequence ATGAGCAATCTTTTGTACATCATCGCAGTAATATTAGTCATTGCATGGGCTATAGGATACCTGGGCTACAGCGCAGGTGGCCTTATACACGTTCTCCTCGTAATTGCCGTTATTGCAATTATCTTCAGGGTCATCCAGGGACGTAAACCCATTTAA
- a CDS encoding AraC family transcriptional regulator, with translation MTIYIKHMVSNRCKQKVAAELKRLGIEGSTIQLGRVELPKPLYSDQLEALRHNLSGYGLEVIQNHNEELVQKVKLVIQSMLAHSAHELAINHSEYISDKLGVKYAYLARIFSETTGLSIKQFIINHRIQLTKDLIRKNNQTLTEIAYQLNYSSIGHLSNQFKEVTGFAPSIFKRKTRLHADQSQMSD, from the coding sequence ATGACTATTTACATCAAACACATGGTTTCAAACCGTTGTAAGCAGAAAGTTGCCGCTGAACTAAAACGACTCGGCATAGAAGGAAGCACCATCCAACTAGGGAGGGTTGAATTACCAAAACCCCTTTATTCCGATCAACTTGAAGCATTGCGACACAACCTCTCCGGTTATGGCCTGGAAGTGATTCAAAACCATAACGAAGAACTGGTTCAAAAAGTAAAGCTGGTAATACAGTCCATGCTGGCCCACTCCGCTCATGAACTTGCTATAAATCACTCAGAGTACATCAGCGACAAGCTGGGCGTGAAATACGCATATCTTGCCCGGATCTTTTCTGAAACAACAGGCTTATCCATTAAGCAATTTATCATCAATCACCGAATTCAATTAACCAAAGATCTGATCCGTAAAAACAATCAAACACTCACCGAAATCGCATATCAACTCAACTACAGCAGCATAGGCCATCTATCTAATCAGTTTAAAGAAGTAACCGGTTTCGCGCCAAGTATTTTCAAGCGAAAAACCAGACTTCATGCTGACCAAAGTCAGATGTCCGATTAA